A genomic window from Anaerolineae bacterium includes:
- a CDS encoding NAD-dependent epimerase/dehydratase family protein yields the protein MDVSGKRILVTGATGFIGGRLAERLVTEEGVVVRGLVRTPEKGRRLADIGVELMPGDITDPVSVQSAMAGCQLVFHTAAWVSEHGSRAAVWAVNVEGTKNVVEAALAAGVKRFIHLSSCAVYGSLQQDNIDENTPPRVSGDLYGDSKIAAEEIVFNAYRKKGLPVVAARPSQVYGPGSYQFTVRPVELIKAGRMMLIDGGRYFCKPVYIDNVVDGLILCAKIDAAVGQAINLTDSPIPWRDFLGAYGRMLVIDSFPSIPFKLAWLLGFLNELGAAMSGRKASFNRRLVKALHSDNSFSNQKARKLLGWVPKVDLTEGMCRTEAWLRAEGYI from the coding sequence ATGGATGTAAGTGGCAAACGAATTCTTGTTACCGGAGCCACCGGCTTTATTGGCGGACGCCTGGCAGAACGATTGGTAACAGAGGAAGGGGTGGTCGTGCGGGGCCTGGTCCGCACCCCGGAAAAAGGACGCCGGTTGGCAGACATAGGGGTTGAGCTTATGCCGGGCGACATTACCGATCCGGTTTCGGTGCAGAGCGCGATGGCCGGTTGCCAACTTGTTTTTCACACGGCAGCCTGGGTCAGTGAGCACGGCAGCCGGGCCGCAGTGTGGGCGGTTAATGTGGAGGGTACTAAAAACGTGGTTGAGGCTGCGTTGGCTGCCGGGGTGAAACGATTTATTCACCTGAGTTCTTGCGCGGTGTACGGTTCTTTGCAGCAGGACAACATTGATGAAAATACACCCCCTCGTGTGTCAGGCGATCTTTACGGCGACTCGAAGATAGCGGCAGAAGAGATTGTGTTTAACGCTTATCGAAAGAAGGGTTTGCCGGTGGTGGCTGCCCGCCCTTCGCAAGTGTATGGGCCTGGTTCTTATCAATTTACCGTCCGTCCGGTTGAATTGATTAAAGCAGGTCGGATGATGTTGATTGATGGGGGTCGTTATTTTTGTAAACCGGTCTATATTGATAATGTGGTGGACGGTTTGATTTTATGCGCCAAAATTGATGCCGCCGTTGGCCAGGCCATTAATTTAACGGATTCTCCCATCCCCTGGCGTGACTTTTTGGGGGCGTATGGACGGATGTTGGTTATTGACTCATTTCCATCGATTCCTTTTAAATTGGCCTGGCTGCTTGGTTTTTTGAATGAGCTTGGCGCGGCTATGAGCGGGAGAAAGGCCAGTTTCAATCGGCGGCTGGTTAAAGCGTTGCATAGTGATAATAGTTTCAGCAACCAAAAGGCGCGGAAGCTTTTGGGATGGGTGCCAAAAGTTGATCTTACCGAGGGGATGTGTCGCACCGAAGCCTGGCTTCGGGCTGAAGGATATATTTAA
- the mutM gene encoding bifunctional DNA-formamidopyrimidine glycosylase/DNA-(apurinic or apyrimidinic site) lyase — MPELPEVETVVRGLRKPLVGRTFTGVTVLWPKTIKTPSLPEFSKRLPGQRIEVIDRRAKYLRFDLSGGDTLFLHLKMSGNLMVEPASEPPHQHVRTIFDLDNGHQLRFKDMRKFGRVYLVNNPDPIIGKLGPEPLADDFSGDDFQALFRKRKGRLKPLLLNQEFIAGIGNIYADESCFLAGLDPRRQVDTLSSVELEKLYRAIRQALQHGIMFKGASLDEVYRGGEFQHHFQVYGRTNKTCFKCGSLIRRVVLGGRSTHFCEQCQQ; from the coding sequence ATGCCCGAATTACCTGAAGTCGAAACAGTGGTCAGGGGGTTGCGCAAGCCCCTAGTCGGACGCACCTTTACCGGGGTCACTGTATTATGGCCCAAAACAATCAAAACGCCATCCTTGCCGGAATTCAGCAAACGATTGCCCGGCCAACGCATTGAGGTTATTGACCGGCGGGCCAAGTATTTACGCTTTGACCTATCCGGGGGAGACACTCTTTTTTTGCATCTGAAAATGAGCGGCAATTTAATGGTAGAACCGGCCAGCGAACCACCTCACCAACACGTGCGTACCATTTTTGACCTGGACAACGGCCACCAACTACGCTTCAAAGACATGCGCAAATTTGGCCGGGTTTATCTGGTGAACAACCCCGACCCCATCATCGGCAAATTAGGCCCGGAACCCCTGGCCGACGATTTTTCCGGCGACGACTTTCAAGCTCTTTTTCGCAAGCGGAAGGGGCGACTCAAACCGTTACTGCTTAATCAAGAATTCATTGCCGGCATCGGCAATATTTACGCCGACGAAAGCTGTTTTTTGGCCGGTCTTGACCCCAGGCGACAGGTTGACACCCTCTCAAGTGTGGAATTAGAAAAACTTTATCGGGCCATCCGCCAAGCTCTGCAGCATGGCATTATGTTCAAAGGAGCCTCATTGGATGAGGTATACCGGGGCGGCGAATTTCAGCATCATTTTCAGGTTTACGGCCGCACCAATAAGACGTGTTTCAAGTGCGGCTCGCTCATCCGGCGCGTCGTTCTGGGCGGCCGCTCAACCCATTTTTGCGAGCAATGCCAGCAATGA